The nucleotide window TGGTGGGGGCGTTCCTCATCATCGGACTGCTGCCGAGCCTCGCCGACATCACCAGCGGCGACCAGGGCAGCTTCCTGCCGGACAGCTACGAGTCGGTGCAGGCGATCGACCTGGCCAAGACCGCGTTCCCGGAGCAGGCCACCTCCACCGCCATCGTGGTGGTGAAGCGCACCGACGGCGCCCCGCTGACCGCGGCCGACCAGGCCCGGGTCGGCCCCCTGGCCGCCGCGATCGCCGACGCGCACATCGCCGGCATCGGCCAGCCGCTGACCGGCCCGCAGGCCGTCGCGCCGAACAAGCTGGTCCAACTGATCTCCGTACCCGTCACCGCGGCCCTGACCGACCAACAGGGCCAGATGGACGCGGTGAAGCAGACCCGCGACGCCATCAAGGCCGACCTGGCCGGCACCGGGCTCAGCGCCGGCGTCGCCGGTCAGCTGGCCCAGTTCGTGGACAACAACGACACGTTCAACACCGCGTTCACCGTGGTCGGCACGGCCACCTTCGCGCTGATCATCGTGCTGATCCTGATCATCTTCCGCAGCCCGATCGCCGCCCTGCTACCGATCTTCGTCATCAGCGTGGTCCTGCAGGTCTCGTCGAACCTGATCGCGGCGACCGGCAAGCTCTTCGACTTCAACGTGGACCAGAGCCTCCAGACGCTGCTGCTGATCGTGCTCTACGGCATCGGCACGGACTACATCCTCTTCCTGCTGTTCCGCTACCGGGAAAGGCTGCGCGCCGGCGCCGACAAGAAGACCGCGATGGTGTACGCCGTAGCCCGGGTCGGCGAGGTGATCACGTCCGCCGCGGCCGCCGTCATCGTCGCCTTCCTGGCGCTGCTGCTGGCCAGCTTCGGCGGCTTCGGCTCGCTCGGCCCGGCGCTGGCCATCGCGGTCTTCGTCATGCTGGTCACCGCGCTGACCCTGATCCCCGCCCTGGTGAGCCTGATCGGCCCGGCGACGTTCTGGCCGTCCAAGGCGTGGCGGCGCGAGCCGAAGGGCACCGCGTTCGCACGGATCGGCGACGCGGTCGGCCGGCGCCCGGCGATGGCGGCCGCCTCGTCCGGCCTGCTGCTGATCGTCCTCGCCGGCGGGGTCCTGCTGTTCAAGGCCGACTACGACTTCGCGGCCGGATTCCCCAGCAGTACCGAGTCCGCGAAGGCGGCCGCCGACCTGGAGCGGGGCTTCCCGCAGGGCGCCCTCGACCCCACACAGGCGTACCTGACCACCACCGACGGCAGCGGCCTGACGGCCGCCCAGCTCGACCGGTTCGCCGCGGACGCCGCGACGGTGTCCGGCGTCGGCGGCGTGCAGCCGCCGGTCAAGGCCGCCAGCGGCACGGTCGCCAGCTTCGGCCTGCAACTCAACGTGAACCCCGCCTCCAACGAGGCGATCACCCTGGTACACGACCACCTGCGCGACGACCTGCACGCCATAGCGCCGCCCGGCACCCGGGTGCTGGTCGGCGGCACCACGGCGATCTACGCCGACATCAACTCGGCCAACAACCGCGACCTGTCGGTGATCCTCCCGTTCGCCGCGCTGCTCATCGCGATAATCCTCGCCCTGCTGCTGCGCAGCGTCGTCGCGCCGATCTACCTGGTGCTCGCGGTGCTGCTCAACTTCGCGGCCACGCTCGGCGCCGCCATCTACCTGTTCCAGGGCGTGGCCGGCAAGCCCGGCGTGACCTTCCAACTGCCGATCGTGCTGTACCTGTTCGTCCTCGCGATCGGCACCGACTACAACATCCTGATGATCGCCCGCCTCCGCGAGGAGGCCCGGGCCGGCAACGAGCCCCGTCCCGCCGCGGCACTCGCCGTACGGCACGCCGGCCCGTCCATCGCCGCGGCCGGCCTGATCCTCGCCGGCACCTTCGCGGTGCTGGCCCTCGCCCCGGTGTCCTTCCTGCAACAGATCGGCTTCTCGGTCGCCGTCGGCATCATGCTGTCGGCGTTCGTGATGTCGATGTTCCTGGTGCCGGCGCTCACCGCGCTCCTCGGCCACGCCGCCTGGTGGCCGGGCCACGGCGATGTCGCCAAGGGCGAGGCCGCCGCCACGCCGGAGCAACCGCCGGTACCGGCCGGATCGAACTGATCCACCCGACGGTGCCCGCCCGGCCACACGGGCCGGGCGGGCATCAGGTGATTGCCAGGCCGACTCTGGTCACGTCGAGCCGGGGCAGGCCCCACCGGATGAGCAGAGCGTCGACGACATCGACGGAAGCGGTCCAGTCCGCGCGACCGTTCATCCCGGCGGCGAGCAGGTTCGGCGGGACCTGACCGGAGCCGAGAAGCTGCTGCCAGCGCGGCACATCGCACTCGAGATACTCCAACGCGGGCAGCGAGGCGACCGCGTCCAGGTTCGCGACCGCCGCGGCCCGGTTGACCACCAGGGTGCGGATCCCCCGATGGCCGGCGAGGGCGGCGAGGTCAACCGGCTCCGGCGCGACACCGACGAACAACACCTCGGTCTCGGGGCGGACGTCGGCCACGGTCCTGCCGCGAGGCCCGACCCGGACCAGCAGACCGCCCTCCGGCCCGAGCTCCTCCGGCTCGCCGGGTCGCCGGGTGAGCAACTCGGTGAGCGACGGCGCGAGCCAACGGGCACCGGCGGGCGTCTCGTGGTCCACGAAGAGGACCTGCCCGACCTGCCCGCGAGGACCCGGCTCCAGGTCGACGACGAACAGATTCCCGCCGAAATCGTCACCGACGACGAACCACGCCCGCGACGCGCCCAGCGCCTGCACGCGCCCGTGCGGATCGGGCGCGACGACCTCGATCGCGCCGTCCGGCCACGACCCGTACCGGGCACGAGGCTCGAGATACTCCCGGCCCGCCGCATCGTCCAGCGCGACGATGCTCATGCCGTAGAACAGGTCCGATCCGGCCTCCGGCAGCACCAGGTCCCCGGCACCGGCCGTCAGGTAGAGCGCCCGCACGTCCTCGGGCAGCGCGGCACCCAGCGACGACTCCGCCTCCGCCAGCGCCGACGCGGACGCCGGCTCCGCGTCGGGCAGGATCCGCCGCACCAGCTCCCGCACCACGTCCGGGTCGGCGTCCGGCGACACGGTCACCCCGTCGCGGGGCACCGGCAGCCGCCGGTACGGCTCGGGGTCCGACCCCACATCGAGCAGCACCGACTCGAGAATGTTGCTGCCCATCCCGAACGAGACGTGCGACGTGGCCTCGACGATGTCCACCTGGGCGCCGCCGCCGTGGGTCACGAGCGCGCGAATCGCGACACCCCGGCCGTCGACCAGGGCGCCGACCGCCTTCAGCGCGCCGATGGCCGAGCTGCCACCCTGCCGCGATTCCCCGTCGTCGAAGGTCGAGCCGCCATGCGAGCCGGGGTGGACGGTGCCACGGAATTCGGTTTCTGCGGTGCCGGCCGGCGCGCCGTCGCGCAGGGCCGACAGAAACGGTCGCCAGACGTCCGGCTGCTGCAAGGCGGCATCGATCACCGGCAGATCGTAGCCACCCGGGCCTAGCCTCTCCGCCGGTCGAT belongs to Amorphoplanes digitatis and includes:
- a CDS encoding MMPL family transporter, which codes for MFDRWGRFVVRRAWWVIGGWLVGAFLIIGLLPSLADITSGDQGSFLPDSYESVQAIDLAKTAFPEQATSTAIVVVKRTDGAPLTAADQARVGPLAAAIADAHIAGIGQPLTGPQAVAPNKLVQLISVPVTAALTDQQGQMDAVKQTRDAIKADLAGTGLSAGVAGQLAQFVDNNDTFNTAFTVVGTATFALIIVLILIIFRSPIAALLPIFVISVVLQVSSNLIAATGKLFDFNVDQSLQTLLLIVLYGIGTDYILFLLFRYRERLRAGADKKTAMVYAVARVGEVITSAAAAVIVAFLALLLASFGGFGSLGPALAIAVFVMLVTALTLIPALVSLIGPATFWPSKAWRREPKGTAFARIGDAVGRRPAMAAASSGLLLIVLAGGVLLFKADYDFAAGFPSSTESAKAAADLERGFPQGALDPTQAYLTTTDGSGLTAAQLDRFAADAATVSGVGGVQPPVKAASGTVASFGLQLNVNPASNEAITLVHDHLRDDLHAIAPPGTRVLVGGTTAIYADINSANNRDLSVILPFAALLIAIILALLLRSVVAPIYLVLAVLLNFAATLGAAIYLFQGVAGKPGVTFQLPIVLYLFVLAIGTDYNILMIARLREEARAGNEPRPAAALAVRHAGPSIAAAGLILAGTFAVLALAPVSFLQQIGFSVAVGIMLSAFVMSMFLVPALTALLGHAAWWPGHGDVAKGEAAATPEQPPVPAGSN
- a CDS encoding SMI1/KNR4 family protein, which produces MIDAALQQPDVWRPFLSALRDGAPAGTAETEFRGTVHPGSHGGSTFDDGESRQGGSSAIGALKAVGALVDGRGVAIRALVTHGGGAQVDIVEATSHVSFGMGSNILESVLLDVGSDPEPYRRLPVPRDGVTVSPDADPDVVRELVRRILPDAEPASASALAEAESSLGAALPEDVRALYLTAGAGDLVLPEAGSDLFYGMSIVALDDAAGREYLEPRARYGSWPDGAIEVVAPDPHGRVQALGASRAWFVVGDDFGGNLFVVDLEPGPRGQVGQVLFVDHETPAGARWLAPSLTELLTRRPGEPEELGPEGGLLVRVGPRGRTVADVRPETEVLFVGVAPEPVDLAALAGHRGIRTLVVNRAAAVANLDAVASLPALEYLECDVPRWQQLLGSGQVPPNLLAAGMNGRADWTASVDVVDALLIRWGLPRLDVTRVGLAIT